The stretch of DNA GACCAGTCCGAATCAGGCAGCGACATCAACCGAATCGGTTTGGCGACGAGATGGAAGGTCATCGACGATCTCGGAGAGCTAGACGACCACGAGATGTACGGGTTGGGTATGGCCACCGGGTACCTCGAGTCCCGATGGAGCAACCTGCGTCCCGGTGACATCGAGCGGGTCTCCGACGAAATCATCCGCGATCCCCTCCACGTTCCTGAGGAGCCGAACGACGTGGAGCGCGAGTTCATCGAGCGGCGTGACCTGCTCGCGGAGGCGCTGGCAGATATGAAGTTCGAGGGCAGACTCTGATGCCGCAGTTCACTTAACTTTCTCATAACAGTATTTCACGCTGCAGTACCGCGCTTTTCCGGCGGGGTATCAAGCAGTGTACTTATCTGAGGGACAGCCCTAATTCCGATGCAGTCGTGTCGAAGCAGTCTGCAGACGTGGACTCGACTTGGATGCACGCAGACGGATTCCATCGGGAATCGCCTTCCGAAGAACGACTCGCATTTGTCCACGAGGAGATCGTCATCAAGTGGGCAGACGAGCACCCCGAGTGGCTGGATGACATCCGCCCGCGGATGCTCGAAGACCCGGAGAGCTGGCCGTCCGATCTCAACGAGGCGGAGCGTCGGTTCATCAGTCAGAAGCAGGCCGCCCTCGCGGTGGGTGATGACGAGTGATCCGAATCGATGCACCGCGCCGGTTCGCGCACGGGCAGGCGCTCGGTAGACTGGAGCAGAAAGAGGATGAGCAGGTTGACGCCGACGACGAGAGGATCGACGAGATGCTGCAGGCACCAGTTGAGGACGTGGAGTTGGAGCAGTACGAGTACAGCAGCTCACACGTGCAGTCGGAGCCAACCGCCGGTGAGCAAGTTGCCGTCGTGGAGAACAGAGAGGGCATCAGGTGGCACGTCTCCCACCGCAACATCGACAGCGAAAATGTGCCGGAACACGTCCGCCGCGCCGCCCGGCTGGCGCTAGACTGAGGATTAAGCCGCTTTCACCGTTTTCTTTCCACAGTTCACCACAGACTGCCATACAACGACCCTTTACACTTCACCTTCGAACACTTCAACAGGAATGGTCGAGCCGGAGCTGGACAACTTGGTACTCGGCGTCGAGTCAGTAGAAAGTCTGAAAGCCGTCGACATCGCCACGGACGCCGTTCTCGCCCACGCCGACAAATGCAACTCATCAAAATCTGCATACGAAATCAGGAGTGCGTGTCAACATCTCACAGAAGATGACGGCGAACCTCTTCAAGATGATTCCCCGCTCGCCGTCTCCGTTGTTAGAACGGCTGATTGAGGACGCACAGAAAATCCATCAGCAACGACCCATACTGCAAGAAACTCTCGCTACCGCTACGCAACCGAGGTGTGAGGGACAACTAAAGACGAATGCTCGCTGTTGATGCGTTCCTCGTCCTCCTCGATGAGAGCGTAATTGATCGTCATAGTGGCACGGTAGGCTGGCCGGCATCTAAGTGCTCCCAACCGCTCGTTGGTAATCGCGACTGCGAATCGGCGCATCGAATATGCTCGAATCCTCGAAATCGGATATGGAAGATCGCATCAGCGATATTCACGGCGCACTCGTTAACCTCCACGGCGAACCGGAGCCACCTCGGGATATGCATCCGATTGACTCCGTGATCCACACAATCCTGAGTCAGAACACAAGCGACGAGAACAGAGACAACGCGTGGGACGATCTTGTCTCCGAATTCGGGCATAATTACGAGGCCATCGAGAACGCCGACCACGACGAACTGGCCGATGCCATCAGAACCGCCGGACTCGCAAATCAGAAGGCCTCGCGTATTCAGGATTCTCTCCGTACTATCCGCGAACACACCGGTGGCGAATACTCCCTTGAGTTCATCAAAGAGATGGACGTGGACGAGGCGCAGTCGTGGTTGACGAATATCAAGGGGATCGGAGACAAGACCGCCGGTATCATCTTGCTCTTCCGGTTCGGTATGGACTACTTCCCCGTCGACACGCACTGTGAGCGGTTGGCAAAGCGGTTCGACTTGATCCCTGAAGACGCCAGCTACGCTCGTGCGCACGAGTTGCTCACTGAGCACGTGCCATCCGACATCAAGTACAGCTTCCACCGGCTGTTGATCGACCACGGCCGCGCCTACTGCACCGCCCGGGATGCGGACTGCAGCAACCCGGTGTGCGAGCAGTTCTGCGACTGCGAGTACTGCTAGTATGTATAAATCTTATTTACGCGATTTTGTTTACAACCAGAAGTCCGAACGGATCGTCGCGCTCGCGGGCGAGATATGCGCGGAGTTCGGCGGCGCGGCCGGCTTCGACGAGTTCGTGAAGGGCGGCGACCCCGACGCGGTGCGGGACCGCCTGCTGGAGATGAACGGCGTCGGCCCCAAGACGGCCGACTGCGTCCTCCTGTTCGCCGGCGGCCGGGGCGGTGTCTTTCCGGTGGACACCCACGTCCACCGCATCGCCCGCCGGATGGGGCTCGCGCCGGCCGACGCCGACCACGAGACGGTGCGCGAGCATCTGGAGCGGGACGTCCCCGCCGAGAAGTGCGGCTTCGGTCACACGGCGATGATCCAGTTCGGCCGGGAGTACTGCTCGGCCCGCAAGCCGGCGTGCCTGGACGACCCCGAGGCCTGTCCGCTGGCCGACCGGTGTGACCAGGTCGGGGTCACGCCGGCGACGGGAGAGGTGGTCGACCCCGCAGAGGCCGTCGACTGATCCCGGTCACGAGTCGGGTAGCAACGCGACGGAGCCCCCCTCCACGCGGACGCGGTAGCCGGCGTAGTCGAAGCGGACACAGACGTCCGCGGTCCCGTCACACAGCGTGTCGAGGGCCTCCGGATCGATCGTCTCGGCCAGCGGCGGCAGCTCCGGTATTGCCCGTCGGCTCCGGGTGCCGACCAGTTCGAGGATCGCCAGCGTCGGCGTCGCCTCGCCGTCGAACTCCGCGACCGTCACTCCGCTGTCGAGGTCGGTCCGGGTACGGCCGAGCGAACCGGTGTCGAGCACCGGGTCCGCCGTGTCGTCGAGTGCCGTCGGTGGTCGCTCATCGTCCATCGCTACCACGCACTCCAGCCCGCGTGATAGGGTGGCGGATTGACTATGTAACGTGTTGATGTGTTACCGCTCCGCCGCGACGACGTGCGCGGCGATCAGCGCCCGGTGCCCGCGACGCAGCCGGCTGGCGAGCGCCTGCCGCGAGATGTCGAGGTCGACCGCGATCTCCTCGAGGGTCGCTCGCCGCGGCTCGTCGAAGTAGCCCCGGTCGTACGCCAGCGCGAGCGCCTCCCGCTGTGGCTCGGTCAGCGCGTCCGCTCCGCCCCCCTCCCGGCCGGGTTCCAGCTCCCACAGCGTCGGGACGACGCCCCGTGCCCGACACGCCTCGTCGAACGCCGCGACCGCCCGTCGCTCGTCCCCGCGAACCTGGATCGTCCAGCCGTCCGCGGTCCCCGTCGCCGAGAGCATCGTCGCGCCGCTCTCGGCGACGGCGTCGAGGAGCCGCCCCGGGTCGGCGTACCGACAGCGCAGGAGCGTCCGGTCGCCGACGGCGTCGACGAGCACCACGGACTCGACGGCCGCGCTGTCCGACAGTGCCGCCGCGACGGCCTCGCCGTCGGCCCCCTCGACCCAGAGGTACGGCATCACTCCGTCTCCGGTCGGCACCACCCGCTCGACCTCGACGGTCGCGTCCGGGAACGCCTCGAACAGCGAGCCGAGGCCCAGTGCGTCCGCCGGGACGGTGAACTCGGCGATCGCTACCATCGTCCGGACTGAACAGCGCCGCCGTCGAGAAGGTGTCGGTGGTCGCGCCGGGGGACCGACCCGCGTCGGCGTCGACCGCCCGCGGCGTCGCGGCGGTGGCGATCCGGGCCCGGTTCAGCCTCGCGCCCACGCGGCCGTCACGGCTACGCCGACGAGGAAGAACGCCAGCAGCGAGAGGTTCGGGACCGTCAGCCCGAGGACCCGGTACTGGACGGTTGCACAGCTCACGACCCCGACGCGACAGGTGGTCCGGCTCGCCTGCAGCCACGAGTGATAGGCGGCCAGCGACGCGCCCAGCCCAGCCAGCGGCAGCGCGGTGCGGGCGACCCCCGGCCGCGCCTCGAGGGCCGCGACGCCGAGGACGATCACGAGCGGGTACATCAGGATCCGCTGGTACCAGCAGAGCCGACAGGGGACGAGCCCGAGCCCCAGCGAGAGCCAGAGGCTCCCCGCGGTGGCGACGAGCGCGATCACCGACGCGCCGGCCAACAGCGGGCGGGGAGCGACGACACGATCGAGCGGGCGGCGCACGCCCGTGGCTGGGGGTGGCGGTCGCAAAAGGGTTGCTAGAGCGGCGGTCGCCGACGGTCTCCCGCCGCGCGGTCGCGGTCCGCGGGGCGGTGGCCGCGCCGGCCGCTCGTGGCCGGCGAACGGGGGAGGGCAGGCCGACGGGAGCATCCGCGGCGCTGTGCGCCGCGGTTCTCCGGAATCGGGGGCGGAGCCCGAGAGTCCGGCCATTTCTGCAAGCGGGGGTTCCCGCGACGCGTGAATCCCCCGCAGTAAAAACCGTCGCTAGACGAACCGGAACGTCTCCAGGTTCTCGGGCGAGAACGTCCGGAGGTTGTAGTCGTGGTACAGCGACGAGGACAGGTCCTGCGTGGGGGAGGACTCCCCGTGGACACAGAGGACCTTGTCCGGGCGGGGGTGCATCGTCTTCACGAAGTTCTCCAGGCCCTGCCGGTCGGCGTGGCCCGAGAAGCCGTCGACGGTCTCGACGCGGGCCTCGACGGGGACCGTCTCGCCGTCGACGCGGACCTCGTTTGCCCCCCGCTGGACGCGCTCGCCCAGCGTCCCCTGGGCCTGGTGGTCCGGGAAGACGATCGTCGTGTCGGCGTCGGGCGCGAGGTGGGCGAGCCACTCCCGGGACGGGCCGTCGGTGAGCATGTGCGGCGGTGCGAGGACGACGCTGCCCTCGTCGCGGGCGGCGATGGCCTCGCGGTCGTCGCCGGACTCGACCGGGGTGAACTGGTCGGCGAGGAAGGGGTTGTCCTCGCGGTCCCGGACCCGGTCGCGGACGCCGCGCTTGAGGTAGTCGGGGTAGGTGGTGTGCAGCGCCGTCGCCTCCCAGATCATCCCGTCGAGGTACACCGGCAGCTCCGGCACGTCGCCCTCGCGCATCGCCTCCTCGAGGACGAGCAGGAGTTCCTGTGCGCGGCTGGCCGCGTGGACCGGGAGGAAGACGGTCCCGTCCCGGTCGGCGGCCCCCTGGAGGAGGTTCCGGAGTTTCCGCTCGGCGTCGTCCTGGTCGGTCTGGTAGTCGTTGCGGCCGCCGTAGGTGGACTCCAGGACGAGCGTCTCCACCCGCGGGAACTCGTTGACCGCGCCGTCGAACAGCCGGGTGCTGTCGTAGCGGATGTCCCCCGAGAACGCGACGTTGTAGAGCCCGTCGCCGATGTGGAAGTGGACGACGGAGCTCCCGAGGGCGTGACCGGCGTCGTGCAGCGTGAGCTTCACGTCGGGCGCGATGTCGGTCACGTCGCCGTACTCCAGCGTGATACAGTGTTTGACCGCCTCCCGGACCATCTCCGTGCCGTAGGGGGGATCGGTGCGGTCGGCGTGGTCCAGCGTCAGCAGGGCCAGCAGGTCCCGCGTCGGCTCGGTGCAGTAGACCGGGCCGTCGTAGCCACGCTCGAACAGCATCGGCACCAGCGCCGAGTGGTCGAGGTGGGCGTGGGTGAGGACGACGGCGTCAAGCGACGTCGCGCCGCTCCCGATGGCCTCGGGCACGTCGAGGTACGGCTGTTCGGTGCGGTCGCCGGGCTTGTCGCCGCAGTCGACGAGGACGCGCGTGTCGGCCGTCGAGACGACGAACGCCGAGCGCCCGGTCTCGTGACAGCCGCCCAGGGTCGACACGCGGACCCACTCCTCGTCGGACATCGGGTCGCGGTGGATCTGCCGGCCGACGCGTTCGAGGATGTCCCGGCGGTCGTCCCGCTCCTGTGTGAGGAACCGCCGGACGTTCGAGACGGTGGGGGACTCGATCGGCGGCGTGCGTCGCACCTCCGGCGACCAGCCGACGGTGCGGGTGATCTCCTGGAGCGTCTCGCCCCCGCGACCGATGACCTGTCCGGGGTTCTCGGCCTCGACGAGCACCTCGCCGGTGTCTCGCAGGAACTGGATGTCGCTGACGCCGGCGTCGTCCGGGAGGAGTTCCCTGATCTGTTCCTCGGCCTGCTCGGGGCGTGTCAGCACGTCCGGGTCCGCCCGGACGGTGATGCGCTTGCGGAGCTTCGAGGCGAGCCGTCTGACCAGATCGCCGTCGGCGAACGCCTTGGGGTCCCGGGTGTAGATGACGAGTTCGGGCCCCTCGTAGGTGACCTCCGAGACGGTGATGTGTCGCGGTACCTCTTCGTCGATCGTCGCGCGGACGTCTTCGAGTTGCTTCTCTACAGTGCTCATAGCTTCGAGCGGGTGGGGGCTCGGCGGCCGAGCGAGCCGGCGCGGAGCGACCCGGACCCAGTGTGTCGTGCGGTCATACAGTTGTCCGTCGTTCGGTGAGTTCCCTCCGGACGCGGGGACTGCCCGGAAAACCGATCGTAGTAGGCTCTACCCCGCTCGAATTATTAAAGACTTCGCACTGACCGCCAGCGGGAATACACTCCCGACCGTCCCCCGACCTATGCACGTCACGCCAGCAGTCGTCGCCGACGAGTACGAGTGGGTCCGGGCCCGGGCCGACGCGGTCGTCCCGCTGGTCAACGACACCCGCACCCACCTCGGGGACCTGTTCGAGACGGCGGTCCCGCCGATCGACGAGGCGGCCTACCACGAGGCCGTCGACGCCGTCTTCGCCGACGGCGACCGGGCGGTCAACGTCGCGGCGCTGGTCCGACTCCTGCGGTCCCTCGACGTCGAGGGCGACTATCCCGGCTTCGTCGTCGACGAGCTGCTCGGCCGCGAACTGGCGGCGATGATCGCCGGCGACCAGCCCCTGCGACTCCTGGCGGAGGCGACGTTCCACGTGGCCGACGTGCGGACACACGGGGAGAGCGACGAGCCCGCGGGCGCGGACGACCTGGACGCGGCGCTGGCGGCCGGCGTCCAGACGCGGCTCCCGGGGTGGTCGTGGCGGGACGGGGCGAGCCCGTTCGCGGTCGACCGGGAGTGACGCGGACCCGCCGGTGTGCGAGCGACGCGTCTCACTCGTCGGCGGCCTCGGTGTCGGGTTCGTCGCTCTCGTCGTCCAGCCGGCGCTCCACCTGGCGGGCGTAGTAGACCGCGCCGACGACGAGGGTCACGACGACGGCGTCGACGACGTGTTCCAGGGTGTGATGGACCGGCGAGCTGACGATACCGGCCATCGAGAGGGCGGCAAGCAGCGGGCGGGCGGCGAGCACACAGAGCGCGAGCGCGACGAAGAGGTACGCCCGGGTCCGCCTGCGGCGGTAGGCCGCGACGCCGACCGCGCCAAGGACGAGGGTCGCCACCGCCGAGACGGCGACGACGACGGCGAAGTCCAGGTGGAGGTCGGCGACGTGGCCTCCGACGTGGGCCGGCGGTAGCATACGCCGGTCTTGCCGGCGGAGCCACGTGAGTCGCTCGGTCTGCCCGACCTTTTTGTCACGTCCCTTCGACCCCGGGATATGGACACGATCGGCTTCGTCGGGGAGCCCGACCACGCCGTCTTCTGGCCGGTAGCCGAGCGGCTGTCGGCGCGGGGGTTCGACGTGACGTTCCACCGCCCGACCGATCCGATCCGTGGGGACGAGGTGGCCGACCTGGACGCGCTCGTCAACGGCGTCGTCCACCCGGAGGCGCTGGCCGCGCTCCGCCACGCCGACCGGGCGGGGGTGCCGACGTGGAACGGGTTCGCCGCGACGACGGCGCTCGCGTCCCGCCTCGTGACCCTCGACGCGCTCGCGACCGTCGGCTGCCGCGTCCCCGACGTCCGCTTCGACGGCCCGGCCGAGGGGTACGACCCGGGCTCCCGGTTCGCGTGGGACGGCGGGCCGACGCTGGACCGGTCCGCGCCGTTCTACGTCGAGCGGGTCCGCTCGGAGCCGGTCGACCACCGCTACTACGCCGTCGACGACGGGCGCGAGACGCACATGCGGGCGCTGCAGATCCGGACCGCCGTGGCCGACGACGACCCGCTCGTGACCGACACGGACGTGAACGTCCGGCTGGCCGCACGCGTCCGGGAACTGCTCGACGGCCTGTCGGCGCGCGCGGTGGGCGTCGACTTCACCCGGGCGGACGACGGCGAGTTCTACGCCGTCCGTGCGACCCCGGTCCCCTCGTTCGCCGGCGCGAACATGCACCGCCGGGTCGCCGACTCCGTCGCCTCGCTGACCACCATCGGGGCGTGAACCCGTGACGGCCCTTCGGGGAGTTTAATACCGGCCTGGGCCACCGTCCTGGCATGAGCGGCGAGCAGGAACTCGGCATCACCGAGAGCAAGGAGCATTCGCCCGGCGAGTGGTACGCCGAGGTCGTCCAGAAGGCCGGCCTCGCGGACTACGCGCCGATGGGCGGATTCATCGTCACGCGTCCCCGCGGGTACGCGATCTGGGAGCGCCTCCAGAACCACCTCGACGGCTGGTTCAAGGACACCGGCGTCCAGAACGCCTACTTCCCGCTGTTCATCCCCGAGAGCTATCTCGAACGGGAGAAAGACGTCGTCGAGGGGTTCGACCCCGAAGTGGCGTGGGTGACACAGGGCGGCCACGAACAGCTGGAGGAGCGGCTGGCCGTCCGGCCCACGAGCGAGTCCATCATCGCGCCGTTCATGGCCCAGTGGACGCGCTCGCACCGCGACCTCCCGATGCGGCTGAACCAGTGGTGTTCCGTGGTCAGGTGGGAGGCCACCGAGACCAAGCCGTTCTTCCGCACCAAGGAGTTCCTCTGGCAGGAGGGCCACACCGCCCACGAGGACGAGGACGGCGCGTGGGAGGAGACGATGACCCGCCTCGACCAGTACGCGCGCCTCTACGAGGAGGTGATGGCGATGCCGCCGCTGAAGGGCCGCAAGCCCCCCCACGACAAGTTCCCCGGCGCACACACCACGACGACGATCGAGACGCTGATGCCCGACGGCAAGAGCGTCCAAGCCGCCACCTCCCACTACTTGGGGACGTCCTTCGCCGACGCCTTCGACATCACCTACGCGGCCGGCGACGACGAGGAGCACACGGCCCACACCACGTCGTGGGGGATCTCCTGGCGCGCGATGGGCGCGCTCATCATGACCCACTCCGACGACCAGGGGCTCGTCATCCCGCCCGCGCTCGCGCCCGATCAGGTCGTCGTCGTCCCCATCTGGCAGGAGGACAACAAGGACGAGGTCGTCGACTACGCCGCCGACCTGGCCGCCGAACTCGACGCGGCGGGCGTCCGCGTCGAACTCGACGATCGGGAACACCGCAACCCCGGGTTCAAGTTCAACGAACACGAGCTCAACGGCGTCCCGCTGCGGATCGAGATCGGTCCCCACGAGGTTGAGGACGCCGAGGCGACGCTGGTCCACCGCCCCGACGGCGCGGAGGAGACCGTCGACCGCGAGGGGATCGCCGAGACGGTCCGGGACCACCTCGACACCGTCCACGCCAAGCTGTACGCCGACGCCGAGGCGACCCTGGAGGGCGAGATCCGCGAGGCGGCGTCCCGCGAGGAGATCCTCGGCACCATCGGCCAGCACGGCGGCTACGTCAAGTGTGGCTGGTGTGGCGACGAGGACTGTGAGGACCCGATCAAGGAGGCCATCGCCGCCGAGATCGTGATGGTCCCGCTGGACCGCGACGAGGAGCCGATCCACGACGACTGCGCGATCTGTGGCGAGGAGGCCGAGGAGACGGCGTACTTCGCGAAGAGCTACTGACCTCGGTCCGCGCGCCGGACCACCGGGTCGTCGGCGGGCCTGACGATCACGCGTTCGTCCGCGTACGCGGTCACCTCGTAACCGTGGTACCGGAACGTGACGTGCCCGTCCGTCCCGGGAGAGAACAGCGCGTCCAGCGCCTCCGGATCGACGGCGTCATAGAGGGGCGTGAGTCCGTCGGGTTCGGGGACGGCGGTCGGGTCCGCGCCCACCACTGCGGCGACGGCGGCGACGACGCCGTCGCTGAGCCGTTCGTGACGGTCCAGATCGTAGTGATAGGGGAGCGACACGCCCGAGTCGCCAGTGTCGGTCATCGACGACGGTTGGGCTCTCGTGGAGAAGAGTGCGCACCTTGCCCGTGTAAGGTATTTAAGAAGACGAGCGGACCCGCTCCGGAAGCGCGGCCGCGACGGTGGCCAGCGATCGTCTCGCCACCCGCCGCGAAAACCGGCTGCGCCCACCGCCGGCGTCGCCACGTGACACTCGAAGAAGTGGGGCCGAGGGAGCGTGTGACTTTCTCCGTGCCCCCGTGGGGGAGTCCCGACCGATGATATATAAAGTACCGTCAGACTCGGGGCTGACGAACGGCAGACTGCGACCGACTCCCGTCGTGTGTGAACCGCGACGGCGTCCCCCCGCCCGCGCCGTCGTGACTATCGGCAACGTTCGTGATGTATATATATGCCCTTATGTGCGTTATAGGAACACTAACCTCTTGATGAACATCCTCTTATGGGAGTGTTCGCTAGGGCCGTATACACATGGTCGAGCGACACACCAGTGACC from Haloarcula litorea encodes:
- a CDS encoding endonuclease III domain-containing protein encodes the protein MEDRISDIHGALVNLHGEPEPPRDMHPIDSVIHTILSQNTSDENRDNAWDDLVSEFGHNYEAIENADHDELADAIRTAGLANQKASRIQDSLRTIREHTGGEYSLEFIKEMDVDEAQSWLTNIKGIGDKTAGIILLFRFGMDYFPVDTHCERLAKRFDLIPEDASYARAHELLTEHVPSDIKYSFHRLLIDHGRAYCTARDADCSNPVCEQFCDCEYC
- a CDS encoding HalOD1 output domain-containing protein; protein product: MDDERPPTALDDTADPVLDTGSLGRTRTDLDSGVTVAEFDGEATPTLAILELVGTRSRRAIPELPPLAETIDPEALDTLCDGTADVCVRFDYAGYRVRVEGGSVALLPDS
- a CDS encoding bacterio-opsin activator domain-containing protein encodes the protein MVAIAEFTVPADALGLGSLFEAFPDATVEVERVVPTGDGVMPYLWVEGADGEAVAAALSDSAAVESVVLVDAVGDRTLLRCRYADPGRLLDAVAESGATMLSATGTADGWTIQVRGDERRAVAAFDEACRARGVVPTLWELEPGREGGGADALTEPQREALALAYDRGYFDEPRRATLEEIAVDLDISRQALASRLRRGHRALIAAHVVAAER
- a CDS encoding disulfide bond formation protein B — encoded protein: MRRPLDRVVAPRPLLAGASVIALVATAGSLWLSLGLGLVPCRLCWYQRILMYPLVIVLGVAALEARPGVARTALPLAGLGASLAAYHSWLQASRTTCRVGVVSCATVQYRVLGLTVPNLSLLAFFLVGVAVTAAWARG
- a CDS encoding beta-CASP ribonuclease aCPSF1, translated to MSTVEKQLEDVRATIDEEVPRHITVSEVTYEGPELVIYTRDPKAFADGDLVRRLASKLRKRITVRADPDVLTRPEQAEEQIRELLPDDAGVSDIQFLRDTGEVLVEAENPGQVIGRGGETLQEITRTVGWSPEVRRTPPIESPTVSNVRRFLTQERDDRRDILERVGRQIHRDPMSDEEWVRVSTLGGCHETGRSAFVVSTADTRVLVDCGDKPGDRTEQPYLDVPEAIGSGATSLDAVVLTHAHLDHSALVPMLFERGYDGPVYCTEPTRDLLALLTLDHADRTDPPYGTEMVREAVKHCITLEYGDVTDIAPDVKLTLHDAGHALGSSVVHFHIGDGLYNVAFSGDIRYDSTRLFDGAVNEFPRVETLVLESTYGGRNDYQTDQDDAERKLRNLLQGAADRDGTVFLPVHAASRAQELLLVLEEAMREGDVPELPVYLDGMIWEATALHTTYPDYLKRGVRDRVRDREDNPFLADQFTPVESGDDREAIAARDEGSVVLAPPHMLTDGPSREWLAHLAPDADTTIVFPDHQAQGTLGERVQRGANEVRVDGETVPVEARVETVDGFSGHADRQGLENFVKTMHPRPDKVLCVHGESSPTQDLSSSLYHDYNLRTFSPENLETFRFV
- a CDS encoding DUF7471 family protein; the protein is MLPPAHVGGHVADLHLDFAVVVAVSAVATLVLGAVGVAAYRRRRTRAYLFVALALCVLAARPLLAALSMAGIVSSPVHHTLEHVVDAVVVTLVVGAVYYARQVERRLDDESDEPDTEAADE
- the proS gene encoding proline--tRNA ligase, whose product is MSGEQELGITESKEHSPGEWYAEVVQKAGLADYAPMGGFIVTRPRGYAIWERLQNHLDGWFKDTGVQNAYFPLFIPESYLEREKDVVEGFDPEVAWVTQGGHEQLEERLAVRPTSESIIAPFMAQWTRSHRDLPMRLNQWCSVVRWEATETKPFFRTKEFLWQEGHTAHEDEDGAWEETMTRLDQYARLYEEVMAMPPLKGRKPPHDKFPGAHTTTTIETLMPDGKSVQAATSHYLGTSFADAFDITYAAGDDEEHTAHTTSWGISWRAMGALIMTHSDDQGLVIPPALAPDQVVVVPIWQEDNKDEVVDYAADLAAELDAAGVRVELDDREHRNPGFKFNEHELNGVPLRIEIGPHEVEDAEATLVHRPDGAEETVDREGIAETVRDHLDTVHAKLYADAEATLEGEIREAASREEILGTIGQHGGYVKCGWCGDEDCEDPIKEAIAAEIVMVPLDRDEEPIHDDCAICGEEAEETAYFAKSY
- a CDS encoding HalOD1 output domain-containing protein; the encoded protein is MTDTGDSGVSLPYHYDLDRHERLSDGVVAAVAAVVGADPTAVPEPDGLTPLYDAVDPEALDALFSPGTDGHVTFRYHGYEVTAYADERVIVRPADDPVVRRADRGQ